Proteins encoded within one genomic window of Salmo trutta unplaced genomic scaffold, fSalTru1.1, whole genome shotgun sequence:
- the LOC115182244 gene encoding carbohydrate sulfotransferase 15-like — MHKVFDFLNLGPLTVQKEAEITKSPASNTRRPADKNLGPMLPVTKEILRDFYTPFNMKLAKVLRNDSFRWDNYSKLI; from the exons ATGCACAAAGTCTTTGACTTCCTTAACTTGG GTCCGTTGACGGTGCAGAAGGAAGCGGAGATCACTAAAAGTCCCGCCTCCAACACACGGCGGCCAGCAGATAAGAACCTAGGACCCATGCTCCCCGTAACCAAGGAGATACTGAGGGACTTCTACACTCCGTTCAACATGAAACTGGCCAAGGTTCTCCGCAACGACTCCTTCAGATGGGACAACTATTCAAAACTCATATaa